In a genomic window of Bordetella petrii:
- a CDS encoding DUF2840 domain-containing protein: MYVTRVALASIGRHVRIRLRFGAPQRIVRLDAYRRLAIFMPGAVCCRVSWAANAYGTVAWTLMVMQAATPLDAVQRISGVVPGARLLLRVDGKRQVKTVLALIDAVEVGGIAPVTVSPAYWRTVANRLAARQAPPVYTAERHAAYLARRTLQGVNDV, from the coding sequence ATGTACGTGACGCGCGTGGCGCTGGCGAGCATAGGTCGGCACGTACGCATCCGGCTGCGCTTTGGCGCGCCGCAACGCATCGTGCGGCTGGATGCATACCGGCGCCTGGCGATCTTCATGCCCGGCGCGGTGTGCTGCCGCGTGAGCTGGGCCGCCAATGCCTACGGTACCGTGGCCTGGACGCTGATGGTGATGCAAGCGGCTACACCGCTTGATGCCGTCCAACGCATCTCGGGCGTTGTGCCCGGGGCGCGTCTCTTGCTGCGCGTTGATGGCAAGCGGCAGGTCAAAACCGTGCTTGCGCTGATCGATGCCGTCGAGGTCGGCGGCATCGCACCTGTGACGGTTTCGCCCGCCTACTGGCGCACCGTGGCCAACCGGCTCGCGGCTCGGCAAGCGCCACCGGTCTACACGGCCGAGCGGCATGCCGCTTACCTTGCGCGTCGCACTTTACAGGGAGTAAATGATGTCTGA
- the parA gene encoding ParA family partition ATPase produces MDADLGRPHTGRVIALLNQKGGSGKTTLATHLAGELASEGFNVALLDADPQGSASGWAERRAQNGHKRLYGVFGLARESLHVDVPHIARSADFVVIDGPPRTAAITRSALLACDIVLIPVQPSAYDVWASQEMVRLIEEARLYRPQLRAAFVINRRVVGTVIGREARAALAEQILPTLAVEISQRIAFADSVAGGLLVRERDARGAAAREIARLAAQVRKALR; encoded by the coding sequence CTGGATGCCGACCTCGGTCGGCCTCACACTGGCCGAGTCATTGCGCTACTGAACCAGAAAGGCGGCTCGGGCAAGACGACGCTGGCTACACACCTGGCTGGGGAGTTGGCCAGCGAGGGATTCAACGTCGCGTTGCTCGACGCCGATCCGCAAGGCTCGGCCTCGGGCTGGGCCGAGCGACGTGCACAAAACGGGCACAAGCGCCTGTACGGTGTTTTCGGCCTGGCACGCGAGTCCTTGCATGTTGACGTGCCGCACATCGCGCGCAGCGCCGATTTTGTCGTGATCGACGGCCCGCCGCGGACGGCGGCCATCACGCGCTCAGCGCTGCTGGCCTGCGATATCGTGCTGATTCCTGTGCAACCCTCGGCCTATGACGTGTGGGCCAGCCAGGAGATGGTACGTCTCATCGAGGAAGCGCGCCTGTACCGCCCGCAGCTTCGGGCGGCCTTTGTCATCAACCGGCGCGTCGTGGGCACCGTCATCGGCCGCGAAGCGCGTGCCGCACTAGCAGAGCAGATCCTACCGACACTGGCGGTCGAGATAAGTCAACGCATTGCGTTTGCGGACAGCGTGGCCGGCGGCTTGCTAGTGCGCGAGCGCGACGCCCGTGGCGCGGCCGCTCGCGAGATCGCGCGGCTTGCCGCTCAAGTGCGCAAGGCGCTGCGATGA